One Mycolicibacterium goodii genomic region harbors:
- a CDS encoding MFS transporter, with protein MSETRVATIEYSAVQELGAEGATKVAFGALIGSVLEYYDFFLFSAAAALVFNVQYFTSENSTVAALASFATFGVGVAARPLGGIIFGAMGDRIGRRKTLLLTIVGIGLITGLIGILPTYAAIGVAAPILLVLLRIVQGLFVGGEWSGALTLVVENAPLHLRARYAAIPLLGSPIGTIMSSGGFFLVTIICSEQNFNAWGWRIPFLLSLPLLLLAIYIRSRLDESPVFRQLEQTGEVAHSPVRSTFRHSWRQILIGLAASLLGMGGFYLVTTFCVWYGVNLLGYDPTLMLLGTIVAATAEIGVILLAGRLGSEYGSSRVIVWGGIASALISWPAFVMWASGIPVLVVFSMALAVSALSFPYAGTGAVLTGLFPAKTRYTGVAVANNTSAMVAGFVPLLVTSLVGATANHWWPAAAMLALTSLITAAAGAVAPKFSVDLPGFKH; from the coding sequence ATGAGCGAGACACGAGTGGCGACGATCGAGTACAGCGCCGTCCAGGAGCTCGGCGCAGAGGGGGCCACCAAAGTAGCCTTCGGTGCGCTGATCGGCTCCGTTCTGGAGTACTACGACTTCTTCCTGTTCAGTGCTGCTGCCGCGTTGGTGTTCAACGTTCAGTACTTCACGAGCGAAAACTCGACCGTAGCCGCGCTCGCATCCTTCGCGACTTTCGGCGTCGGCGTCGCCGCCAGACCGCTCGGCGGGATCATTTTTGGAGCCATGGGGGACCGAATCGGGCGCCGAAAGACTCTGTTACTCACCATCGTCGGCATCGGACTCATCACAGGCCTGATCGGCATCCTGCCCACCTACGCGGCAATCGGCGTCGCGGCGCCAATTCTCCTCGTGCTGCTGCGAATAGTGCAGGGCCTGTTCGTCGGAGGAGAGTGGTCAGGAGCCTTGACACTGGTCGTCGAGAACGCTCCTCTGCATCTTCGCGCCCGCTACGCCGCGATCCCCCTCCTTGGATCACCCATCGGAACGATAATGTCCTCGGGCGGCTTCTTCCTGGTCACAATCATTTGCTCAGAGCAGAACTTCAATGCGTGGGGATGGCGCATCCCCTTCCTGCTCTCCCTGCCCTTGCTGCTCCTCGCCATCTACATACGTAGCAGACTTGATGAATCTCCGGTCTTCCGCCAACTCGAACAAACAGGTGAAGTGGCACATAGCCCCGTACGTTCTACTTTCCGGCACAGTTGGCGTCAGATTCTGATCGGATTGGCAGCCTCGTTGCTTGGCATGGGCGGGTTCTATCTCGTCACCACCTTCTGCGTTTGGTACGGCGTCAACCTACTTGGCTACGACCCGACTTTGATGCTGCTCGGGACCATCGTCGCCGCAACTGCCGAGATCGGCGTCATCCTCCTGGCCGGCCGTTTAGGATCCGAATACGGTTCAAGTCGCGTTATCGTCTGGGGCGGAATCGCATCTGCCCTGATCTCATGGCCGGCCTTTGTCATGTGGGCCTCTGGTATCCCGGTGCTGGTCGTGTTCTCCATGGCCCTTGCCGTGTCCGCGCTGTCCTTCCCCTATGCGGGTACTGGAGCCGTACTGACCGGTCTTTTCCCGGCCAAGACGCGCTACACCGGAGTTGCGGTCGCAAACAACACTTCGGCCATGGTCGCAGGATTCGTGCCACTACTTGTCACGAGTCTCGTCGGCGCCACCGCAAACCACTGGTGGCCAGCGGCAGCGATGCTCGCCCTGACCTCCCTGATAACTGCGGCCGCAGGTGCTGTAGCCCCGAAGTTCAGCGTCGACCTCCCCGGCTTCAAACACTGA
- a CDS encoding helix-turn-helix domain-containing protein, whose amino-acid sequence MDVEDLTHNFLARIGTIPGYDSALIPRSEIERCGRAAFDAMLNGLRSGGLRNPVAVAGEVGVSRARAGIPITSLMSAIRLDYDLLWEALTRAAAPSDAELVVRHTWIVLRTVDEYAGQVQSVYMAERERMLDEASSRRQGLIAYLFQNPQAAHGNRLDSIAVELRISPTEALLVVGATGDDTNALRVFISDAESAGATFFTHYLDDVLVAFTRRFDLAGSRFGELGRAVLRLRVGIAVAEAGLADLRRAASTARDLARALTPEDEGALTWSRGWARLAKQSLDESGNILLDDVEAALKGCGVTERARLEESVRTYLRTGSIAESATTLFCHRNTISNRLRRFAELTGVDPTIPEQAARLVVGWS is encoded by the coding sequence ATGGATGTCGAGGACCTGACCCACAATTTTCTGGCGCGGATCGGCACGATCCCTGGTTACGACTCGGCCCTGATCCCACGCTCCGAGATAGAGCGATGCGGACGGGCGGCGTTCGACGCCATGCTGAACGGTCTGCGCTCCGGAGGACTGCGCAATCCGGTCGCCGTGGCCGGCGAGGTCGGCGTATCCAGGGCGCGTGCCGGAATCCCGATTACGTCGTTGATGAGCGCAATCCGCTTGGACTACGACTTGTTGTGGGAGGCACTTACCAGGGCCGCCGCACCGAGCGACGCAGAATTGGTGGTGCGTCACACCTGGATCGTGCTCCGGACCGTCGACGAGTATGCGGGACAGGTTCAGAGCGTCTACATGGCCGAACGAGAAAGGATGTTGGACGAGGCATCGTCCAGAAGGCAAGGCCTGATCGCATACCTATTCCAGAACCCTCAGGCGGCACACGGAAATCGACTGGATTCAATCGCCGTCGAGCTACGGATCTCCCCAACGGAAGCGCTCCTAGTAGTAGGGGCGACAGGTGACGACACCAACGCGCTGCGGGTCTTTATATCTGATGCCGAGAGCGCCGGCGCCACGTTCTTCACCCACTACCTGGACGACGTCCTCGTGGCCTTCACGCGGCGGTTCGATCTAGCAGGATCACGGTTCGGCGAGCTTGGCCGCGCCGTTCTGAGGCTTCGCGTCGGAATTGCGGTTGCTGAAGCGGGGCTTGCCGATCTTCGCCGAGCAGCGTCGACGGCAAGGGATCTCGCGCGTGCTCTGACGCCAGAGGACGAAGGCGCTCTCACATGGAGCCGCGGATGGGCTCGACTCGCCAAGCAGAGCCTGGACGAATCAGGCAACATCCTTCTCGACGACGTCGAGGCGGCCTTGAAAGGTTGTGGAGTGACGGAGAGGGCGCGTCTGGAAGAAAGCGTACGGACCTACCTTCGGACGGGGAGTATTGCGGAATCGGCGACAACTCTCTTCTGTCATCGCAACACGATCTCCAATCGCCTTCGCCGCTTCGCAGAACTTACAGGCGTTGATCCGACGATCCCCGAGCAAGCGGCACGCCTGGTGGTCGGCTGGTCCTAG
- a CDS encoding GrpB family protein translates to MPVQIAGYDPAWPQMFREQREVLESLLARWLHDPVEHVGSTAVPGLAAKPIIDIAAPVVSLREARGALSVLVRSGWWLWSNDPNRWWRLWFLRPRPQARTHHLYLIAHDDPHLFELIVFRDQLRADAALRSQYAELKVILAQRYRNDRDAYTGAKSEFVRGVLAGCGLQIEPRTEPE, encoded by the coding sequence ATGCCGGTGCAGATCGCTGGGTATGACCCAGCGTGGCCGCAGATGTTTCGTGAGCAGCGTGAGGTGTTGGAGTCTCTTCTTGCTCGCTGGCTGCACGATCCGGTCGAGCATGTGGGCTCTACGGCGGTGCCGGGTTTGGCCGCGAAGCCGATCATCGATATCGCCGCGCCGGTGGTGTCGTTGCGTGAGGCACGAGGTGCGCTGTCTGTTCTGGTACGCAGCGGCTGGTGGTTGTGGTCGAATGATCCGAATCGTTGGTGGCGGCTGTGGTTTCTGCGGCCTCGCCCGCAGGCTCGCACCCACCACCTCTACCTCATCGCACACGACGATCCGCATCTGTTTGAACTGATTGTATTCCGCGATCAGTTGCGCGCTGATGCAGCGCTTCGATCTCAGTATGCTGAGTTGAAAGTGATTCTGGCGCAGAGGTATCGAAATGATCGAGATGCCTATACGGGTGCCAAGAGCGAGTTTGTGCGTGGCGTGCTGGCCGGGTGCGGACTACAGATCGAGCCGCGAACCGAGCCTGAGTGA
- a CDS encoding MerR family transcriptional regulator yields the protein MRIGELARLTGVSERSLRYYEQQGLLVSDRTPSGHREYSEAAVDRVIHIQELYAAGINSRTIASLLPCMRDGDGGPSPQATPQLLTVLNSERERLDKAIRELSTSRDVLDSVIATASEPGDRD from the coding sequence ATGCGAATCGGTGAACTGGCCCGTCTTACCGGAGTGAGTGAGCGGTCGCTACGCTATTACGAACAGCAGGGTCTTCTGGTCTCCGATCGCACCCCGAGCGGTCACCGTGAGTACTCCGAAGCAGCGGTCGACCGGGTGATCCACATCCAGGAGCTCTACGCCGCGGGTATTAACAGCCGTACAATCGCGTCGCTGCTGCCGTGTATGCGCGACGGCGACGGAGGCCCATCCCCGCAGGCGACGCCGCAGCTGCTCACCGTGCTGAACTCGGAACGCGAACGGCTCGACAAGGCGATCCGCGAACTTTCCACCTCGCGTGATGTTCTCGACAGCGTCATAGCGACCGCATCTGAGCCCGGCGACCGGGACTGA